In Bactrocera neohumeralis isolate Rockhampton unplaced genomic scaffold, APGP_CSIRO_Bneo_wtdbg2-racon-allhic-juicebox.fasta_v2 ctg1005, whole genome shotgun sequence, one DNA window encodes the following:
- the LOC126766384 gene encoding tigger transposable element-derived protein 6-like has protein sequence MKVLAHMEEPTPTTVSLLDAIRDLNKTWNSGVKPQTISNCFRKAGFAKGELMQNATTDDWDEEDDLPLSELKQIWITYRTATGTDNVSFDDYVDIDDGVQTMGFPTDEDILDSVMENLVPSGKDLEEDVSSESEVETTTETIPTFNQAYSAIQTLRNFTSTKENVPNAVHASINVVEHFIEKEKWSVFKQKKNYHFFQ, from the exons ATGAAAGTTTTGGCCCATATGGAAGAACCAACTCCTACGACTGTGTCGTTACTTGATGCAATCAGGGATCTAAACAAAACCTGGAATTCGGGTGTAAAACCACAAACAATCAGCAATTGTTTTAGAAAGGCTGGTTTTGCTAAAGGTGAGTTAATGCAGAATGCTACTACGGATGACTGGGATGAAGAAGACGATCTTCCATTGTCtgaattgaaacaaatttgGATCACATATCGAACGGCAACGGGAACCGATAATGTGTCTTTTGATGATTACGTCGATATTGACGATGGTGTGCAAACAATGGGATTCCCAACAGATGAAGACATTTTAGATAGCGTCATGGAAAATCTAGTTCCTTCTGGAAAAG ACTTAGAGGAGGATGTCTCTAGTGAAAGCGAGGTTGAAACAACAACTGAAACTATACCCACATTTAATCAAGCGTATTCTGCTATCCAGACCCTAAGAAATTTTACTTCGACAAAAGAAAATGTTCCCAATGCAGTACATGCGTCAATAAATGTAGTGGAACATTTTATAGAGAAAGAGAAATGGTCcgtatttaaacaaaaaaaaaattaccattttttccaataa
- the LOC126766385 gene encoding uncharacterized protein LOC126766385 — MSYLLTEIALEMLGYKFYDIDGSFGPTNFQQNTAGQQSQTKEIYTESLQNVMVLDTENENNTTTSNERKCDENTKSDDSSDIAERNYGQIRTFSAGLKKLLDLEYDRLRSQVEQTMQCEAVRIVDANLNGLQEKNGSDDGLKIFIRKEKEKLKTEAHTLKSFRNLVEKSTFKMNPDVFRQYERVFVGSNK; from the coding sequence ATGTCTTACTTATTAACTGAAATAGCTCTCGAAATGCTTGGATATAAGTTTTATGATATTGATGGGAGTTTCGGTCCTactaattttcaacaaaatactGCTGGACAACAGAGTCAGACGAAAGAAATATATACTGAATCTTTGCAAAATGTTATGGTGTTAGATacggaaaatgaaaataatactacTACCTCCAATGAAAGGAAGTGTGATGAAAATACAAAATCGGATGATTCCTCTGATATAGCAGAAAGAAATTATGGGCAAATAAGGACGTTCTCAGCAGGCTTAAAGAAGCTTTTGGATCTCGAATATGACCGACTTCGAAGTCAGGTAGAACAGACAATGCAATGTGAAGCTGTTCGTATTGTTGATGCAAACCTGAATGggttacaagaaaaaaatggcTCTGACGATgggttgaaaatatttatacgcaaagagaaagaaaaattaaaaaccgaagCTCATACTCTTAAATCTTTTCGAAATTTGGTGGAAAAAAGCACATTCAAAATGAACCCGGATGTTTTCAGACAGTATGAGAGAGTATTTGTTGGTAGTAATAAATAA
- the LOC126766383 gene encoding uncharacterized protein LOC126766383 — MIRRGRDNIILRCRELRQQFIVDMYVKIESERLRYLRYNQQKLRTEEYIHLRDAVANNADTAEIGNSVILPSSYVDSPHHMQEYIQDAMTFVREYGRPCLFITFTCNPKWKEITSLLLPGQNTIHRHDITARVFKQKLKSLINFITKLHVFGSTRCWMYSVEWQKRGLPHAFILIWLVDKIRAENVDSLISAEIPDPSTDQLLFDIVTANIIHGPCRNLNRSSPCMVDGKCTKRFPKDFTNDTVTHVDGYPIYRRRSTENGGQTFIKTISYADIDIDNRWFNAHINVESCSSVKSIKYICKYVNKGSDMAVFRIENTNVHSPPLNQNDEITNYQIDRYVSSNEAVWRIFGFPIH, encoded by the coding sequence ATGATTAGACGCGGTCGAGACAACATCATTTTACGATGTCGTGAGCTTCGCCAACAATTTATAGTCGACATGTATGTGAAGATAGAAAGTGAAAGACTACGATACTTGCGATATAATCAACAGAAGCTGCGTACGGAAGAATATATTCACTTACGAGATGCTGTTGCGAACAATGCTGACACTGCCGAAATCGGTAACTCTGTTATCTTACCATCATCGTACGTAGATAGTCCACATCACATGCAAGAATACATTCAGGATGCCATGACTTTCGTGCGTGAATATGGACGACCGTGTCTTTTCATCACTTTTACATGTAATCCAAAATGGAAGGAAATTACATCGTTGCTATTACCAGGACAAAATACAATACATCGTCATGATATTACAGCACGtgtgtttaaacaaaaattaaagtctttaatcaactttattacaaaattgcATGTATTTGGCTCCACACGTTGTTGGATGTATTcagttgagtggcaaaagcgtggaTTACCTCATGCTTTCATTTTAATTTGGTTGGTCGACAAAATACGTGCTGAAAACGTTGACAGTTTGATTTCTGCAGAGATTCCAGATCCGTCTACTGATCAATTACTGTTTGATATTGTTACTGCAAACATAATTCATGGTCCGTGCCGAAATCTGAATCGTTCATCACCTTGCATGGTAGACGGAAAATGTACAAAACGTTTTCCTAAAGATTTTACTAACGATACGGTCACACATGTTGACGGATATCCAATATATCGTCGAAGAAGTACCGAAAATGGCGGACAAACTTTCATTAAAACTATCAGCTACGCAGACATCGACATTGACAATCGTTGGTTCAATGCTCATATTAATGTTGAGTCATGCAGTTCGGTGAAgagtatcaaatatatttgcaaatatgtgaaTAAAGGGAGTGATATGGCTGtatttagaattgaaaataCTAATGTACATTCTCCTCCGTTGAATCAAAATGATGAAATTACGAATTACCAAATTGACCGGTATGTCAGTTCCAATGAAGCTGTCTGGCGTATTTTCGGTTTCCCAATTCATTAA
- the LOC126766381 gene encoding uncharacterized protein LOC126766381 has translation MYNEAQLTVNMRVQMLQDPSAENFSKQLLDIGDGKVDVHENTRCIKLQTDFCTIVDSQNTLIDHIFADVHTQYANRKWLAERAILAAKNVDVNGLNLKIQQLLPGDLVSYKSIDGVCDINETVNYPIEFLNSLDLPGMPPSHLQLKVGSPIILLRNLNPPELCNGTRLVIKKLMKNVIEAIILNDYYRCAN, from the coding sequence ATGTACAATGAAGCACAACTGACGGTGAACATGCGCGTTCAAATGCTTCAGGATCCATCCGCCGAAAATTTCTCTAAACAACTGTTAGATATTGGTGATGGGAAAGTTGATGTACATGAAAATACTAGATGCATCAAATTACAGACGGACTTCTGCACAATCGTCGACTCGCAAAATACTCTCATCGATCACATATTTGCCGACGTACACACACAATATGCAAATCGTAAGTGGCTGGCAGAAAGAGcgattttggcagctaaaaatGTGGACGTCAATGGGTTAAATTTAAAGATTCAACAGTTATTGCCTGGGGACTTGGTGTCATACAAATCTATCGATGGAGTTTGCGATATCAACGAGACTGTGAATTATCCaattgagtttttaaattcattggattTGCCAGGCATGCCACCAAGTCATTTACAATTGAAGGTTGGATCTCCGATTATTCTGCTTCGCAATTTAAACCCACCAGAGCTGTGTAATGGCACACGGTtagtcattaaaaaattaatgaaaaacgtCATTGAAGCCATCATCTTGAACGATTACTACAGATGTGCCAATTGA